The following nucleotide sequence is from Alkalihalobacillus sp. LMS39.
AATTTTCGTAATAAGTATCGAAATGTGGACGTGCTCTTAATAGATGATATTCAGTTCTTGGCTGGAAAAGAACAAACACAAGAAGAATTTTTCCATACTTTTAATGCATTGCATGAAGAAAGTAAACAAATTGTGATTTCAAGTGATCGGCCACCAAAAGAAATACCGACATTAGAAGACCGATTACGTTCTCGCTTTGAATGGGGATTAATTACTGATATTACACCACCAGACTTGGAAACACGGATTGCCATATTACGAAAAAAAGCAAAAGCGGAAAATTTAGATATTCCAAATGAAGTCATGTTATATATAGCTAACCAAATTGATACGAATATTCGTGAGTTAGAAGGCGCATTGATTCGAGTTGTAGCGTATTCTTCTTTAATCAATCAAGATATGAATGCCGATCTTGCTGCTGAGGCATTAAAAGATATTATTCCTAATTCAAAACCTAAAGTACTCACGATTGGAGATATCCAAAAAGCAGTTGGAGAACAATACGGTGTTAAGTTAGAGGATTTCAAAGCCAAAAAACGAACAAAATCTGTTGCTTTTCCTAGACAAATTGCGATGTATTTAGCAAGGGAACTAACAGAAGCGTCCCTCCCTAAAATTGGAGGCGAATTTGGTGGCCGAGATCATACGACGGTTATTCATGCTCACGAAAAGATCTCAAAATTATTAAGCACTGATGATGAGTTTCAACAAAAAATTCAAGAACTAATGAATGAATTAAGAAAATAATATGTGAATAACTGTCACTCACTTATTCACACGCTATCCACATGTGAATAAGTTGATTTTCTAACGTTTTTATTATGTTATCCACAAACTCACAAGCCCTATTACTATTACTACTATCTTTTTATAAAAAAATAATATTAATAAAGGAGTTACATTATGCATTTTGTGATTCATCGTGATCGATTTGTTCATAGTGTTCAACACGTAACAAAAGCAGTATCATCTCGAACGACTGTTCCTATTTTAACAGGGATAAAAATCGTAGCAACAAACGAAGGAGTAACATTGACTGGAAGCGATTCTGATATTTCAATTGAAAGTTTCATCCCAGTAGAAGAAGACGATAAGGAATTCGTAAAAATTGTTGAAGAAGGTAGTATTGTCTTGCAAGCGAAGTTTTTTGCGGAAATCGTAAAAAAACTTCCTGAAGAACAAATTGAAATTATTGTTCAAGATCAATTTGCAACAACATTGCGTTCAGGTTCCTCAGTTTTCAACTTAAATGGATTGGATCCTGAAGAATATCCAAGGCTTCCTCAAATTGAAGAAGAAAATATTATTCGTTTGCCGCAAGACTTACTACGAAATATTATTCGACAAACTAGTTTTGCTGTATCGACTCAAGAAACGAGACCCGTGTTGACAGGTGTAAACTTCACTATTGAAAATAGTGAATTAACCTGTACTGCAACAGATAGTCACAGATTAGCGATGAGAAAAGCAATTGTCGAAACAAATAATGAAAATTTATCCTTTGAAAATGTCGTTATCCCTGGAAAGAGCTTAACGGAATTAAGTAAAATCCTTGAAGAAAGCGATAGTTTAATTGATCTTGTCGTCACCGAAAGTCAAATATTATTTAAATTAAAAAATCTGTTATTCTTCTCTCGTCTACTAGACGGAAAATATCCAGTTACGAAAAATATGATACCGACACATTCAAAAACTGATTTTGTTATAAAAACAAAACCATTTTTACAAACGTTAGAACGTGCGTTATTGTTGTCTCGTGAAGGAAAAAATAATGTTGTAAATTTAAAAACATTAGAAAATGGAGTCGTTGAAATCACATCGATAACACCAGAAGTTGGGAAAGTAACGGAGAAAGTTCAAAGTATGGAAGCAAACGGAGAAGATTTGCGCATTTCTTTTAATGGCAAAAATGTAATAGATGCTTTAAAGGTTATTGAATGTGACGAAATTCATATCGTATTTACTGGAGCGATGAGCCCATTTGTCATTCGACCTACTGACAATGATCACTCATTACATTTATTCTCGCCTGTACGAACATATTAAAGAAAAACGCGGGAGCGTTTTTTCTTTCAAGCGCAGTGCACAGCCTTCGCTCTTCTAGAATAAGCTTTCAATGCTTCACTGCTATATCAAAATTTTATACTTTCATATTTTTAAAAAAAAGAGAGCAATTGCTTGTTATTGCTCTCTTTTTTAAAAAACGGGATGTTACAAACCTTTTAATGCTATTGGCGTTAAGAGAAATGTTTAGTACAATAGAAATATGATGGCAAAAGTGTAACAAAGACAGCATTTAGTGTAAACTAGAGTAGCTGTCTTTTATTAGCGCGGAAACCTTTATGTCAGAAAGTGAGCGATCGCAATGGAACAAAGCATTCAGATTTCAAAGGAGTATATTACGCTAGGTCAACTGTTAAAAGAAGTCGGGCTCATTGATACAGGTGGTCAGGCAAAGTGGTTTTTAGATGAATATAAAGTTTTTTTAAACGGAGAGCAAGAACAACGGAGAGGGAAAAAGCTATATTCTGGTGACCGAATTGAAATTGAAACTGGTGATTCATTTCTTATTGCAGGAAAATAAGGGGGTTTCCCTTTGTATATAAAACAGTTACAACTTTCACATTACCGTAACTATGAGAATGTGACGGTTGCATTTGAAAATAAAGTTAATGTTATTTTAGGAGAAAATGCGCAAGGAAAAACAAATTTAATTGAATCCATTTTCGTCTTAGCTTTAGCAAAATCTCATCGCACGCCTCGAGATAAAGAACTTATTACCTGGGAACAAGATTATGCTAGAATTGAAGGAATTGTTGAACGACGGAATGGGTCACTAAAGCTCGATGTCATCATTAGTGATAAAGGGAAGAAAGTAAAGCTCAATCATTTAGAGCAGCGTAAACTAAGTGAATATATCGGTTCAGCTAATGTTGTTATGTTCGCCCCTGAAGATTTAAATATTGTAAAAGGCGCACCGCAAATCAGAAGGCGCTTTTTAGATATGGAAATAGGACAAATCAATCCAGTCTATCTCCACTATTTAGGGAAATACCAAAAAATTCTACAACAACGGAACCATTTATTAAAAGAACTTCAAAAACAAAAGCAGAATCGTGTCATGCTTGATGTGTTAACTGAACAATTAGTTGAAGCAGGTTCGAAGGTCATTGAAAGACGCTATGAGTTTTTACAACTTTTACAATCGTGGGCAGAAACAATTCATTTTGATATTAGTCGAGGAAAAGAATCGTTAAAACTTGAATATAAACCGTCAATTGACGTATCAGAAAAGACAGAATTGTCGAAAATAGAACAAGTATTCTTTGAAGCTTTCGAAAAGATTGTAGATAAAGAAATCATGCGCGGATCAACCTTAATTGGACCTCATCGAGATGATATTGGTTTTACTGTGAATGAAAAAGATGTTCAAG
It contains:
- the dnaN gene encoding DNA polymerase III subunit beta, with product MHFVIHRDRFVHSVQHVTKAVSSRTTVPILTGIKIVATNEGVTLTGSDSDISIESFIPVEEDDKEFVKIVEEGSIVLQAKFFAEIVKKLPEEQIEIIVQDQFATTLRSGSSVFNLNGLDPEEYPRLPQIEEENIIRLPQDLLRNIIRQTSFAVSTQETRPVLTGVNFTIENSELTCTATDSHRLAMRKAIVETNNENLSFENVVIPGKSLTELSKILEESDSLIDLVVTESQILFKLKNLLFFSRLLDGKYPVTKNMIPTHSKTDFVIKTKPFLQTLERALLLSREGKNNVVNLKTLENGVVEITSITPEVGKVTEKVQSMEANGEDLRISFNGKNVIDALKVIECDEIHIVFTGAMSPFVIRPTDNDHSLHLFSPVRTY
- the yaaA gene encoding S4 domain-containing protein YaaA, which gives rise to MEQSIQISKEYITLGQLLKEVGLIDTGGQAKWFLDEYKVFLNGEQEQRRGKKLYSGDRIEIETGDSFLIAGK
- the recF gene encoding DNA replication/repair protein RecF, with the protein product MYIKQLQLSHYRNYENVTVAFENKVNVILGENAQGKTNLIESIFVLALAKSHRTPRDKELITWEQDYARIEGIVERRNGSLKLDVIISDKGKKVKLNHLEQRKLSEYIGSANVVMFAPEDLNIVKGAPQIRRRFLDMEIGQINPVYLHYLGKYQKILQQRNHLLKELQKQKQNRVMLDVLTEQLVEAGSKVIERRYEFLQLLQSWAETIHFDISRGKESLKLEYKPSIDVSEKTELSKIEQVFFEAFEKIVDKEIMRGSTLIGPHRDDIGFTVNEKDVQVYGSQGQQRTTALSVKLAEIELIKDKIGEYPILLLDDVLSELDDFRQSHLLHAIQGKVQTFVTTTSIDGIDHQTLKEAATFIVTQGDIEKVK